agccccagaactggcagcaagaaaagtaaaggaaatacaaggaTGCTTTAATAAAATGTGAACATgtgtgtagctcagtagcaaagtgcttgcctagcaagcacaacacCCTGAGTTTGACCTCTTAGTACCCAAAGATAAAAGACTCCCCTCCCAAAAAATGGTGACCATAGAGAATTCAGTATTCTCTATAAATCACAAATAGGCAGACGATTTAGAGTTGCTTAAGCTGGGTATGGGGGCACATCTCTAACCCCAACATTTGGGAAGTTGAGTCTGGAGGATTGCAGATTGagttcagcctgggctacatagactgTCTcaaagctggaggcatgactcaagtagtagagcattgcatttgtctagcaagcacaagacaaagcactcaaaccccagtactgaaccTCCCCCTGCAAAATGGCCTGGATTAAAACCAAGCCATTAAACCAGTGGGTTAAATCCATGGGTTATTAGCCCCTTGGGAGTGGTTACCCTCAAGGAGGTGGTTCTTGCTTTTTACTGCTGAACACAGTGCCACTTGGCAACACGAATTTATATAAAGCACAGTTCTTGTCTAAACCATGTAAATAtctcttttttgtatgtgtttagaGATTTTATTCCCTCAAAGTTGCCCCCAAAGTTAAAGCTGCGGCTGGCCCTCCAGGAACACCTCTACAGCCTCAGGACCTTGAGGTAAGTCCCAGTGACTTGCTCTGGACCCCTTTATATCTTATGTTCCATGATAATAGAGACACTTATACCATCTCTGCTTTATCTTAATCGCAGTTCACCAAGTTACCAAATGGTTTGGTGATCGCTTCTCTGGAAAATTATGCTCCTGTCTCAAAAATTGGTTTGTTCATTAAAGCCAGCAGTAGAAATGAGGACTTCAGCAACTTGGGAACCTCTCATTTGCTTCGTCTTGCATCTAATTTGGTAAGTATCTTTATTAATTCAGTGTTTGGAAATGCTACCCTATGACAGCACTGTAAGAAAGGAAATTAGAGCCTTATATTGATGAAATTGCCACAAACTGGAGGGGctttaataaaagaaatgtatcctccAAATTGtagaggcttgaagtcagagtcAGGGCCATTGTTTATCTCAAGGCTGTAGAGAAGACTCCCTTCTTACCTCTTCCTGGCTTCCAATGATTGCCAGGAGGCCTCTGAATCCCTTGCCTGTAGCTGTGTCTTTTGTTCCTGACTGTGTCCATCACCTGGCCTTCTGTCTGTGTCCCGGTGTCCATAGGAGGACATGTGTCCTACGAGACTTAGGGTCAACCCTGATCCAGTATAACTTCATCTTAAAGGATCTGCAGTGACCCTGTTTCTAGATAAAGATGTCTTCCCagacactgtaggaaaggaaatgcactcataacctgactcacggaaatgtaatccttctgtacatcaccattataaaaccaataaagaaaattaagaaaacaacaacaacagaagatgCCTTCCCCAGGTTCTGAATGGACAGGAATTTTGGAGGGACATTTCAACTCAATAAAATCCTCTGATATAAAATGGGAAACTCCTGGGTTAAGACCTGGGTATTTGCTAGAGAACCAACAAATTAATGTCCATTTAAATGCTAGTGTTAGAACATaagaaatcagtttttaaaaaaacttacagAAAATGTCAAAAATTGAAAGTAATTTCCTATAtacaattctttcagaataaattAAGGATTCTAGTAAGCTTATATATCAGTGTACTTTATGTAAAACTGTAAGCCAAAGCTGagctttggtggctcacacctataatcctagctactcgggaggctgagatctgaggatcactttttgaagccagcctgggcagggaagttagtgagatttttatctgcaattaatcacagaaaaagccagaagtgacactgtggttcaagtagtagagtgctagccttgagcaaaagaagcctcagggtcagcacccaggcccatagttcaagccccaagaacaacaacaacaactaagccaagtctgtaatcccagtagtcagcaggctgagataggaggttCTCAAGTGCCAGGTAAGCCAGAGCTACGTAGCAAGTTGTAGGCCACCCTGGGCTACAAAGCAGGACCCTGTTACAAAGAAATTATTgatatgtgtgtgcacgtataaatgtatgtatgtacacaggcatacacacattTGTACATCTACgctttgcctgtgtgtgtgtgcgcgcacaccaatcctggggcttaaactcaggaccttggcattttccctgagctcttgtgctcaaggctagcattttacacttgagccacatccacttctggctttttggatgaataattagaaataagagtctcacagactttcctgcttggactagcttcaaaccaccatcctcagatctcagccttctgagttgctagaattacaggtgtgagccacccgtgcctgacCCACTTGTGCTTTTTGATGACCTTTGTCTGGTCATTTTTAGGTGAAATTGATTCACTGCTTCATAAAAATCCTTTTGAATCTGCTAATAACAGACAATAGATTTTAATATAGTGGTAAGTGTGATGTATGGCAAACATGACATTGAAGAGCTACTGAGaatatatcctttctttttcaagaCTACAAAAGGAGCTTCATCTTTCAAGATAACCCGTGGCATTGAAGCAGTCGGTGGTAAATTAAGGTTTGTTAAATAAGTAGTTAAAACACCTGAAGGTATTCAGTTATAAGGGAAGATTTCTGTTCCCAAGGTGGTAAGTAGCTAAATTGGAAGTAGATGTTTGCATACTAGATACATAATATGCAAAGGATTTCTATTTGGAAAGATGACTGTTTGAGAaaacagtgaaagaaaagaaatagaaaaaggaaaggctattcctaaaaaagccagaaacaaatCTTTTACGGTAACAAAGAGATACAACTTCCCACCgatccaattttttttaatttgatagaAATCAGGGAAGTAGAGAATCTTGtgttaatgaaaatataaattggCACAACTAGAGAATCTTGTGTTGGTGGAAGTATAAATTGGCACAGCTATTTAGAAAATAATCAAGACATGTCTCGTACTATTCAGAAGTCCAACCATTATTCAGCCATGTGTACAAAGGTATTACCTTTGTAAGGACTAGAAACTATTTAAGTATCCTTTTCAGGGAAGTGGATAACGTACGATATAATCATACCATGGAACTTCTCCGTAGCTGGAAGTGAGCTAGATCTGTGAGTCTGTGTGGAAGAATTTGAACACAAACTTATTATGATTATAATTTTTGGAGTAGAGACGAGTGAGCCTGGGAGGGACACAAATAGATCTTCaactttctttgcatttttttttttgcaaagtatGTTTGACATAAatttttaccatttcttttttttttgggggggggggtgctggagcttgaactcaaggcctgtcctgtacctgagcttcttttgctcaaggctagcactctaccacttgagccacagcgccacttatggctttttctatagatgtggtactgaggaattgaacccagggcttcatgcatgcaaggcaagcactctaccactaaggcacattcccagcccatttttaccatttttttttaaaccagacactagtggcttagaggctgcgatctgaggatcagagtccaaagccagtccaagcagacaaatctgagagactctaaccagcaaaaggcttgAAAGTGTGGggaaagtggtagattgccatcTGAGAGAGCTCAAGGACTtaggttcaagcctcagcactagctaaaagaaaaaaaaattgtctggttAATTCCCATTAGTGCCTGAATTCCTGACAACcactagttttgttttctgtctctaaTTTTGATTATTCTAGGGTTCCTTGGATAAGTGAAATCATGCAGTATTTGGCTTTTAGTAAGTTATTTAGCATAAGGTTCACAAAGTTCATCTATGTTGTAGCATGGGTCAGAATTGTATTCCTAGTTATGGTTGATGCCTTAgctatttttaaagcaataactTTTAATatttgcacttttttttaaagtggtactgagttttgaactcaggactttgtgcttgctacaAAGGTGCTCTTCTGcttaagctatgcctccaggcttttttgttgtagttatttttgagatgggagaatctcacttttgcccaggctggcttggaccacagtcgtgtgtgtgtgtgtgtgtgtgtgtgtgtgtgtgtgtgtgtgtgtgtttgtgtttgtgtttgtgttttttttgttttttttttttttggctagtcctggctTGGAccacagtcgtgtgtgtgtgtgtgtgtgtgtgtgtgtgtgtgtgtgtgtgtgtgtgtgtgtgtgtgtttggtttttttttttggctagtcctggtgcttgaactctgcctggccactgtccctgagagtcCTTTGCTCAAAGTgaacactctattacttgagccacagtgccacttctggcatttttgagtagtttattggagataagagtctcggagtTTCCTACCAAGGCTTGCTTCAAGCAGCAATccgcagctctcagccttctgaatagctaggtttacaggcgtgagccaccagtgcccacccttATTTGTTTGGTAAAGGAATCGATTCATAGAACAAAGAAGATCCAAGGAAAGTTTTATTCTGATTCAGATAATTGACTATAGTTTATTTCCACAGTGTGACTGCCACCAGAGAAAACATGGCATACAGTGTGGAGTGCTTGCGGGATGATATGTGAGTACCTGTGTATTCATTGtacctgctttaaagaaagaagccaagacaTCTGACTTTGGTTTGAATTATTATTCACAAACCTTGTGCTCATAGCACTGCTAACCACAAATCCTAACATGTAATACAGAGAAGATTATAGTGAGGTAGCATCTTGCATGTTGGTTTCAAATTTTTAACTCAGGACTCCTGCCTTGGTGTCTTCTACAGTGAGATTCTAATGGAGTTCCTGCTCAATGTCACCACTGCACCTGAGTTCCGTCGTTGGGAAGTAGCTGCTCTTCAGCCTCAGCTAAAGATCGACAAAGCTGTGGCTTTTCAGAATCCACAGGCTCGTAAGTATTTTTTGGAAACATCCAGTTGTTTCTAGAGAGTTATATTTGCTTTTGATAAATAGATTGATTATAGAATACTAGCTATTTTTCATTCTCTGTGTAGCAGGGTGGTGGTGTTTTTCTGCAGTGGGAAGGTagttcttggggtttgaactcaaggcctgagcactgtttctgagccttttttttttttttttgccagtcctggggcttgaactcagggcctgagaacttgtccctggcttctttttgctgaaggctagcactctgccaacttgagctatagagccacttctagtgttttctatatatatggtgctgaggaattgaacctagggcttcatgtatacaagctaagcactcttgccagtaggccatattcccagccccctgagcctttttgttcaaggctagagttctaccacttgagccacggctccacttccagctttttggtggttaattggtgataagagtctgatggactttcctatgcaagctggcttcaaactgtgatcctcagatctcagcctcttgaggatctACTAGcatccagctttttaaaaagtgtggttgtatttatattaaaattattaccTGTCTTGTTGGGAGAAATGTGCTGAagacacttttttccttttttaccttTGAATGATTATACAACAGGGGTTATAATTTAGTGTGTCCATTTTTGtattatgtgtttttttaattatttcatttacaccaaatcCAGTAGCAGTTTGCTTTCGCTTCTACTGTCATCATTTATTGTTCTACTATTGTTCAATCAACTTCTCTTTACTTGATATTTCAGAGTTTagcaacttaatttttttttttttttttggccagtcctggggcttggactcagggcttgaacactgtccctggcttctttttgctcaaggctagcactctgccacttgagccacagcgccacttctggccgttttctatatatgtggtgctggggaatcaaacccagagcttcatgtgtacaaggcaagcactcttgccactaggccatatttccagccccaacttAATTGTTTTTAATGAGAACTTTTTTGTATTCATACTGAATGTTtcattatgtaatttttttttttttttggccagtcctaggccttggactcagggcctgagcagtatccgaggcaggcactcttgccactgggctatatccccagccctcattatgtAATTTTGACAGGCACATCTGTCAAAATGAAGGTAAGCAAAGCACTGCTAGGTTTTAGAATTCAAGTGACTTCTGGTTGGGGCAGAATGTTCAGTATGTTAGCTGTAGGACTCACTGACTTGACCACACAGGCCTGTCACAACCCTGTGACTTCTAGAACACAGCAAGTGTTTGGATCGCATTGCGTACTGGGGATGTGTACTGTCACAGAAGCACCTACAGAGTTGTCATCCTGGAGGTCCTAACCTTATGGCTGCTGGAGGCTCCACCTCCAGGTCTGCAACTATGATTGTCTTCCCATTCCTTGGCAGTGATGCTATTGACATGAAAACTGAAAATGCTTGTTCTTCGTTTTTAACTGATACATAAAAAGTATACagagatgggtgccagtggctcatgcctggaatcctagctactcaggtggcttagatctgaggatcaaagttcaaaaccaagcctgggcaggaaaatccatgagattcttatctcctaagcatcccccaaaagccagaagtagagctgcgactcaagtggtagagcactatccttaagcacaaaagctcaggaaaagtgcccaggccctgaattcaagtcctagaaatacacacacacacacacacacacacgcacaaacacatACCTGAACATACTGGAATATCAAGTATTGTTTTAGTCTATATCAAATGTTATGTGTTTACTGTGAAACCCTTCAAAACCCTTTCTCCAAACTTGGAAAATGTACTATACCATTCTTGTTTCTTGCTCTCTCCTTTCCTACCTACAGTGGTTACCCTCTGAAACAAACTGTTATtgtattttgtaattttgttttttagttttcctCTTGTCCTTTATACTGATTATAAACTACCCAGGAAACAATTCTATTAAGATTTCCCAAATTTTaccagtttattttttaatagttccCATTGCTTTGAAGGTCCGTAGGCACTGTAACTACTTGTCTGCATTTCCAGCACCTAATGTAATGCCTAGCATCAAGAGGATTGCCTAGATGAGATGTAGGAAATAAAATTCTAGCAAGGCAAGGAAGCAGGAATGCAAGCACAGTGCCAGGATACCAGTGAAGAGTATAAGTCTAGGTCGGCAGTAGCCTTTAACCTGTAGCTAACCTATAGCTCCCAGTGCCTGACAGTGCCTGCATTAACTAGAGAGGGAACCTGGAAGGAATTAGAATTCAGATTGAACAAGTTGTTGAAAGACATACAGCAAAGTGATAGCAAAAAAAAGTGTTCAGATAGACTAGCACATCAAAGCTGCTACCATAGgtatttgtaatttttcctgGTACAGTCAAATGGCAGAATATTAACGGTTGCTGaacattttataataaatgtCAAGTCCTCTTAATTTTTAAATCCTTAATTTGTGTAGAAATACTGTGCTTTTCTGTTTCATAGGTATCATTGAGAATTTGCATGCTGTTGCTTACAGGAATGCCTTAGGTAATTCCTTGTATTGTCCTGACTATCGGATTGGAAAAGTGACATCAGAGGaggtaataaataaaacatgggGTGTTTGAAAATGATTTTGCTTTCACGGTAAATTGGATATTCACCTACCATTTCAAGGTGTTTGCTGATTTCTCATTTTACTTCCTAATTAGAAGAAATTTCagcttgcttcctttttttcccctcatgaaCATGGTTTTTAACTAAAATTCTGTCTGAAATTTTTTGTGTAACCTTTTTAAAGGTTTTTTAATACTTTGTATGTTTTTCTACCCTTGAAAGTGTTTATACATTTTTAAGCCATAATTATGTGATTAAATATCACACTAAACTACTTGACTAGATGTGCTTAGTctcttcattcatatatatatatggaaaactgggtgttagtgactcacacctgtaatcctagctactcaggagactgagatctgaggatttggttggagccaacccaggctggaaaatctgtgagactcctacctccaattatctaacagaaagccagaagtaaagctatggctcaagtagtatagcacaagccttgagcaaaaaattcagacagtgcccaggccctgagttcaagccccagtaccaaaaccaagaaaaaataataaagattacaAAGACAGATAATTTGGTTATTCCAAAGTTACTTAGTGTTTTTATTAAATGTGCCCCTAACTTAAAGGGAATACTAAGGAACTTGGTAGAATACTTAGAGAAATGGCAGCTATGGCAGCCATTTGGCAGCTTTCCTTTCagtagaaaggaaagaatatgACTTCATAGATCTCCACCATATATTTCAGAGCATAGCTTCTGATAAATTGATTAACACCTGAGTCAGGATTTCTCATCAATTACTTCCTTCTCCAAGTAACATTTCCCTAAACCTCTCTGATTTTTTAATATTAGAGGCACTATAAATCTGCCTATGtactatatgtatatttgtaatcttatgtttaaaatgagagtttgttttctttccccaaaGAAACAGTTTTCACTCTTGttgaaaatgttttacttttgtaTATCAAGcctaaagtaaaaatataatcCATAATTCCCAAATCTCACTGATTCTCAGATGTTGAACTCTGAAACAGGATACAGGCAGGAAAAACAGTAATAgtcttttgtttgattttttttaattccctaggtaataatttaataattcagATTGAAATTATagcaacaaaaacttcaaaaagagggcttcaaaaatgaaacacaggagctgggaatatggcctagtggcaagattgcttgcctcatatacatgaagccctgggtttgattccccagcaccacatatatagaaaatggccagaagtggcgctatgactcaagtggcagagtgctagccttgagcaaaaagaagccagggacagtgctcagcccaggactggcaaaaaaaaaaaaacaaacccaaaaatgAAACACAGGTATCATGATATAGTTCTGTTAGATCTTCATGGAATCTGGACCGTGCTTCATCAGTGTCTGTACTAAACAATAAATAAGACTGTGTGTATTCCTTCAGCCACATAATAATGAAAACCAAAAACTTAGTTCTGtcatttcaaattcaagccaGCATACTGTCTtaatttctttccagtcctgtttTTTTACTAACAGCCTTATTTGCATGCAACTTAGATGCCATACATGGTACTTACTTAAAGCACAAAATTCAGTGGTTTTCAAATTATTACAAAGTTGTGAAACCATGACTACAATTAAGTTTTAGGGTTTTtgtagaggggaaaggagaacAGGATTTTCATAACATAGTCTAGACTGGCcccaaacttgtgatccttcaaTCTTGGCTTcctaaatgctgagattatagttGCATACTGCCATCCATGCTTAGtgaattctattttctttaatcACTAACTTTTATAATATCCTAGTGTGTAATTCACAAATTAGTGCTTTGTAGTTCATAGTAGCAACATTTCAGCCTGATTCATTTCTGCAATACTGAACTTCTTTGTTTTACGCTCTTCAGTTTTATACTATATCCTAATGAGTGTTCTTTACTTCCTCAGTTGCATTTCTTTGTTCAGAACCATTTTACAAGTGCAAGAATGGCTTTGATTGGAATTGGTAAGTTGAGAAATGCTTGCCCTTAAAATATGACTATATCAGCATGGGATTGAACAAAATTTGGAAACTCATGTCAGACCAGCAATATGTAATAAGATTTTAATGGTCTGGAAAAGCAAATTCCAGTATTTAACTTTGTAAATCACTTGCTCCCCTGTAGTCTTTACAGTATTTGCAAATCACAAGGGTGGCTTTTTCTAGGCAAAGAGTTTTTGCACACTTGTCTTTAAAAAGAAGTACAACTTAAAAAGGAATGtacaagctgggaatgtggcttagtggtagagtgctttcctcgcatgcatgaagccctgggttcaattcctcagcaccacataaaaagaaagaaaattaaaagaaaaaaatctggtttGGAGGCTGGCTGTAATGCTagtagttattcaggaggctgagatctgaggatcaaagtttgaaacaagccaggacagaaaaatctggaactatggtgggcaatggtggcttatactcctagctactcaaaagtgaatcaggatcacagtttcaagctagccctgtcaggaaagtctggaagTAAAGCTGCAGCTCAAAAGAATGTATTTGTAGGGCCGGGGATATTGCCTattggcgagagagcttgcctcgtatacatgaggccctgggttcaattccccagcaccacatatacagaaagccagaagtggcgctgtggctcaagtggcagagtgctagccttgagcaaaaggaagccagggacagtgctcaggccctgagttcaaggcccaggactggccaaaaaaaaaaaaaaaaaaaaaaaaagaggcctgagctcagggcttaTGTTCCCACACAGCTTTTTTCGCTCAaaactggcattctgccactcaagccactcctctacttcttgctttacagtggttagttggagagaagagtctctaaCTCTtccggccaggctggcttcaaaccatgatcctcaaatctcagcctcctgattagcgaGAGTTAAAAGCCTGAGCTATTGGTACCCAGATTGCCTCAGTCAGTACATgcgtttttttgtgttttcaaaaATCTGGCTCTAGcttggtttctgtttgttttcacacaggtgtgagccatcctaTCCTAAAGCAAGTTGCTGAACAATTTCTGAACATGAGAGGTGGGCTTGGCTTGTCTATTCCCAAAGCCAAATACCTTGGAGGTAAGCATTTCCTGGCTAGAATAGTATGTAGGGgtgatttgatttttttactGTCATTCCAGAAGAAGATTAGTTAATCGGTTTTGGTGGTGTACATGTTCTATGGTGGGTTAGGATGGGATGGCTTGAGGAAGGCTCATCTGTGTCCTAGAGAATACGTGGAGTAAAACCAATGGTGAccacctcctttctcccctctccttacCTGGCTCCAGGTGAAACTCGAGAGCAGAATGGAGACAGCCTTGTCCACGCTGCGATTGTAGCAGAAAGTGCAGCCGTAGGCAGTAAGGAAGCAAATGCTTTTGGTGTGCTCCAGCATGTCCTGGGTGCAGGGCCGCATGTCAAGAGGGGCAGCAACAGCACCAGTCTCCTCCACCAGGCCATTGCCAAAGGATGTCAGCAGCCCTTTGATGTGAGTGTGACTTGGCAGTCATCGTTGGTTTTCAGAAGCTCTGTATTTATGATAGAATCTTACTCATCTTCTCCTAATGCTGGCCTGCTCTTACATTTTAagataaacaaacagaaactATGTATACCATTGAAAAGTCAGTCGGCTTGATTCTCTTCCCTTAGTGGATCTATTAGCAATATGTTGTCATTAGctaggctttggtggctcacgcctgtaattgtaactattcaggaggctgaggatctccgttcaaggccaacctgagcaggaaagtccatgagacttaatccccaaaaagctggaagtagagctgtgacttaagtggtagagtgccaaccttgagcaaaagaagctcggggacagtgccctggccctgaattcaaaccccaggactggcacaaaaagatagttgttgttgttttttttaattcttttttttaggaAGTAGAATTTAATGTTTAGAAATAGAGAAAGTGTTATATAAACCAATAAAGTATTATAAATATGATTGTAAACCAACAAAGTGTTACTTAAAATGAGTAGGCCTTGTCCAGGTTAAAGTATATAATGTTCAGCAATATGCCATTAAAAAGTGACCAATTATTTCACTTAAACTGTGAAGGAACAGGTTTGTGTATAGACAGCCTTGGGGAAATTGTACGGTTTTACCTGATAGAACGTCATACAATAACATTATGTTCTATTTCAGGTTTCTGCTTTTAATGCCAGTTACTCAGATTCTGGACTCTTTGGAATTTACACTATCTCCCAGGCTGCAGCTGCTGGGGATGTAAGTTGGCAAACTCAACTCTCAAGTTTTCCTGTTCATAATTAAAtatggtacatgcctgtgatgCCAGTCACTGGGGAGGTAGAGACaaagggatcacagttcaaggtggCTGAGCAGTAAGTCAGTAAAGGGCAGctcagtggcatgcacctgtgaTCCCAACTACTCGCGATGCAAAAGTGAGAATATTGTCACCTGAGGCCTGTCCAGGCAGAAACTTAAAAccctattttgaaaaaataatactaaaagcaAAAATACTTGGGGCATAGTTCAAGTGTGGTAGAGTATGTAACCCAGCaaatatcctgagttcaagtctcactactACAGATGTATGAAATGTTTGAATGCAATGTTTTATTAATGCTCTCTGACTGTGATGTCATTGAAGTGTAACTGCTTTGGAAGAATTTATAGGAAGGTATTTATACTTTAGGAAGGCAGGGAATGTGTTCTTAGTGATTCTATTCAGACAAGTAACATATCTAAATTTCAGATCccaagctgggttctggtggctcatgcctctaatcctaggaaatcaggaagttgagatctaaagattgtagttcaaagccagcctgggcaggaaaaatccgtgaaacttgtctccaattagccagcataaaagccagtagtagagctccggctttgagcaaaaaagctaagtgacagcatccaggctctgagttcaagtcctaggttcagcaccaaaaaagacagaTAG
This genomic stretch from Perognathus longimembris pacificus isolate PPM17 chromosome 23, ASM2315922v1, whole genome shotgun sequence harbors:
- the LOC125340367 gene encoding cytochrome b-c1 complex subunit 2, mitochondrial, with the translated sequence MKLLTRAGSFSRFYSLKVAPKVKAAAGPPGTPLQPQDLEFTKLPNGLVIASLENYAPVSKIGLFIKASSRNEDFSNLGTSHLLRLASNLTTKGASSFKITRGIEAVGGKLSVTATRENMAYSVECLRDDIEILMEFLLNVTTAPEFRRWEVAALQPQLKIDKAVAFQNPQARIIENLHAVAYRNALGNSLYCPDYRIGKVTSEELHFFVQNHFTSARMALIGIGVSHPILKQVAEQFLNMRGGLGLSIPKAKYLGGETREQNGDSLVHAAIVAESAAVGSKEANAFGVLQHVLGAGPHVKRGSNSTSLLHQAIAKGCQQPFDVSAFNASYSDSGLFGIYTISQAAAAGDVIKTAYNQVNAVSQGTLSSTDVQTAKRKLKVAYLMSVESSEGFLDEVGSQALIAGSYMPPPAVLQQIDSVTDSDVINAAKKFISGKKSMAASGNLCTTPFIDEL